One Cyprinus carpio isolate SPL01 chromosome A16, ASM1834038v1, whole genome shotgun sequence genomic region harbors:
- the LOC109089169 gene encoding uncharacterized protein LOC109089169 isoform X2 translates to MMKSFQLSYFQLLCLLTAALLECKAETERPCKQVYQLNIRHLHGDSMSISCQTTPHPLESLTVKLRSIIPLKDILNYPDTSSASEHQRWSVRNDAGNVTFDLKDIRSSDGGLYDCQVYKDQDCLHSTRFNLSVIMCETLNSVHATLNSSVLLPCSEHPLQNRTEQVTWKVVSGHQLTDVNQYRAPYKPSSSTEKPPDPLYERARQLKNGSLLIRNAVHTDELWYRCRVNGKTCYEIKLVMKAETERPCKQVYQLNISHLHGDSMSISCQTTTHPLESLTVKLRSIIPLKDILNYPDTSSASEHQRWSVRNDAGNVIFDLKDIRSSDGGFYDCQVYKDQDCLHTTRFNLSIIMCKTLNSVHATLNSSVLLPCSEHPLHNRTEQVTWKVVSGHQSTDINQYRAPYKPSSSTEKPPDPLYERARQLKNGSLLVRNAGHTDELLYRCRVNEKTCYEIKLVIKDDKTFYSTILETLSTTLLSTTDAPTPAADNTAGQTEGNNHEESETVTANLTVVVMTTVVSLCVLISLTICVILYFKKRRRKTNSQTELNCWSTIYYSNISGGVNGLFYSLDEHNT, encoded by the exons ATGATGAAGAGTTTTCAGCTTTCTTATTTCCAGCTCCTGTGTCTTCTAACAGCAGCGTTATTAGAATGTAAAG CTGAAACAGAGAGACCCTGCAAGCAGGTTTATCAGTTGAACATAAGGCATTTACACGGTGACAGCATGTCTATTTCTTGCCAAACAACACCCCACCCGCTGGAGTCTCTAACAGTCAAACTACGCAGTATCATCCCGCTTAAAGACATCCTGAATTATCCAGACACCTCTTCAGCATCAGAGCACCAGAGATGGTCTGTGAGGAATGATGCTGGAAATGTTACATTTGATCTGAAAGACATCAGATCATCCGATGGTGGCCTTTATGACTGTCAGGTCTACAAGGATCAGGACTGCCTTCATTCAACTCGATTTAACCTGAGTGTTATAA TGTGTGAAACTTTGAACTCTGTCCATGCAACGCTAAACTCGTCAGTGTTGCTGCCGTGCTCTGAACATCCTCTACAAAACAGAACTGAACAAGTCACTTGGAAAGTTGTTAGTGGTCATCAATTAACGGATGTAAACCAGTATCGAGCTCCATACAAGCCCTCCAGCAGCACAGAGAAACCACCGGACCCCCTGTATGAGAGAGCGAGACAACTAAAGAACGGATCTTTGCTTATAAGGAATGCAGTACACACTGATGAATTGTGGTATCGGTGCAGAGTGAATGGAAAAACCTGCTATGAGATTAAGCTGGTGATGAAAG CTGAAACAGAGAGACCCTGCAAGCAGGTTTATCAGTTGAACATAAGCCATTTACACGGTGACAGCATGTCTATTTCTTGCCAAACAACAACGCACCCACTGGAGTCTCTAACAGTCAAACTACGCAGTATCATCCCGCTTAAAGACATCCTGAATTATCCAGACACCTCTTCAGCATCAGAGCACCAGAGATGGTCTGTGAGGAATGATGCTGGAAATGTTATATTTGATCTGAAAGACATCAGATCATCCGATGGTGGTTTTTATGACTGTCAGGTCTACAAGGATCAGGACTGCCTTCATACAACTCGATTTAACCTGAGTATTATAA TGTGTAAAACTTTGAACTCTGTCCATGCAACGCTAAACTCGTCAGTGTTGCTGCCGTGCTCTGAACATCCTCTACACAACAGAACTGAACAAGTCACTTGGAAAGTTGTTAGTGGTCATCAATCAACAGATATAAACCAGTATCGAGCTCCATACAAGCCCTCCAGCAGCACAGAGAAACCACCGGACCCCCTGTATGAGAGAGCGAGACAACTAAAGAACGGATCTTTGCTTGTAAGGAATGCAGGACACACTGATGAATTGTTGTATCGGTGCAGAGTGAATGAAAAAACCTGCTATGAGATTAAGCTGGTGATAAAAG atgataaaacattttattcaacaattctggAAACACTTTCCACAACATTGTTATCCACCACAG ATGCTCCAACCCCAGCTGCTGACAATACGGCTGGCCAAACTGAAGGCAACAACCATGAAGAGAGTGAAACAGTGACAGCTAATCTGACAGTAGTAGTGATGACCACAGTagtgtctctgtgtgtcctcATATCACTGACCATTTGTGTCATTCTTTATTTCAAAAAACGAAGACGCAAAACCAACAGCCAAA ctgaATTGAACTGCTGGTCTACCATATATTATTCCAACATTTCAGGAG GGGTTAATGGTCTGTTCTATTCTTTAGATGAACATAACACCTGA
- the LOC109089169 gene encoding uncharacterized protein LOC109089169 isoform X3, with protein MMKSFQLSYFQLLCLLTAALLECKAETERPCKQVYQLNIRHLHGDSMSISCQTTPHPLESLTVKLRSIIPLKDILNYPDTSSASEHQRWSVRNDAGNVTFDLKDIRSSDGGLYDCQVYKDQDCLHSTRFNLSVIMCETLNSVHATLNSSVLLPCSEHPLQNRTEQVTWKVVSGHQLTDVNQYRAPYKPSSSTEKPPDPLYERARQLKNGSLLIRNAVHTDELWYRCRVNGKTCYEIKLVMKAETERPCKQVYQLNISHLHGDSMSISCQTTTHPLESLTVKLRSIIPLKDILNYPDTSSASEHQRWSVRNDAGNVIFDLKDIRSSDGGFYDCQVYKDQDCLHTTRFNLSIIMCKTLNSVHATLNSSVLLPCSEHPLHNRTEQVTWKVVSGHQSTDINQYRAPYKPSSSTEKPPDPLYERARQLKNGSLLVRNAGHTDELLYRCRVNEKTCYEIKLVIKDDKTFYSTILETLSTTLLSTTDAPTPAADNTAGQTEGNNHEESETVTANLTVVVMTTVVSLCVLISLTICVILYFKKRRRKTNSQTELNCWSTIYYSNISGDEHNT; from the exons ATGATGAAGAGTTTTCAGCTTTCTTATTTCCAGCTCCTGTGTCTTCTAACAGCAGCGTTATTAGAATGTAAAG CTGAAACAGAGAGACCCTGCAAGCAGGTTTATCAGTTGAACATAAGGCATTTACACGGTGACAGCATGTCTATTTCTTGCCAAACAACACCCCACCCGCTGGAGTCTCTAACAGTCAAACTACGCAGTATCATCCCGCTTAAAGACATCCTGAATTATCCAGACACCTCTTCAGCATCAGAGCACCAGAGATGGTCTGTGAGGAATGATGCTGGAAATGTTACATTTGATCTGAAAGACATCAGATCATCCGATGGTGGCCTTTATGACTGTCAGGTCTACAAGGATCAGGACTGCCTTCATTCAACTCGATTTAACCTGAGTGTTATAA TGTGTGAAACTTTGAACTCTGTCCATGCAACGCTAAACTCGTCAGTGTTGCTGCCGTGCTCTGAACATCCTCTACAAAACAGAACTGAACAAGTCACTTGGAAAGTTGTTAGTGGTCATCAATTAACGGATGTAAACCAGTATCGAGCTCCATACAAGCCCTCCAGCAGCACAGAGAAACCACCGGACCCCCTGTATGAGAGAGCGAGACAACTAAAGAACGGATCTTTGCTTATAAGGAATGCAGTACACACTGATGAATTGTGGTATCGGTGCAGAGTGAATGGAAAAACCTGCTATGAGATTAAGCTGGTGATGAAAG CTGAAACAGAGAGACCCTGCAAGCAGGTTTATCAGTTGAACATAAGCCATTTACACGGTGACAGCATGTCTATTTCTTGCCAAACAACAACGCACCCACTGGAGTCTCTAACAGTCAAACTACGCAGTATCATCCCGCTTAAAGACATCCTGAATTATCCAGACACCTCTTCAGCATCAGAGCACCAGAGATGGTCTGTGAGGAATGATGCTGGAAATGTTATATTTGATCTGAAAGACATCAGATCATCCGATGGTGGTTTTTATGACTGTCAGGTCTACAAGGATCAGGACTGCCTTCATACAACTCGATTTAACCTGAGTATTATAA TGTGTAAAACTTTGAACTCTGTCCATGCAACGCTAAACTCGTCAGTGTTGCTGCCGTGCTCTGAACATCCTCTACACAACAGAACTGAACAAGTCACTTGGAAAGTTGTTAGTGGTCATCAATCAACAGATATAAACCAGTATCGAGCTCCATACAAGCCCTCCAGCAGCACAGAGAAACCACCGGACCCCCTGTATGAGAGAGCGAGACAACTAAAGAACGGATCTTTGCTTGTAAGGAATGCAGGACACACTGATGAATTGTTGTATCGGTGCAGAGTGAATGAAAAAACCTGCTATGAGATTAAGCTGGTGATAAAAG atgataaaacattttattcaacaattctggAAACACTTTCCACAACATTGTTATCCACCACAG ATGCTCCAACCCCAGCTGCTGACAATACGGCTGGCCAAACTGAAGGCAACAACCATGAAGAGAGTGAAACAGTGACAGCTAATCTGACAGTAGTAGTGATGACCACAGTagtgtctctgtgtgtcctcATATCACTGACCATTTGTGTCATTCTTTATTTCAAAAAACGAAGACGCAAAACCAACAGCCAAA ctgaATTGAACTGCTGGTCTACCATATATTATTCCAACATTTCAGGAG ATGAACATAACACCTGA
- the LOC109089169 gene encoding uncharacterized protein LOC109089169 isoform X1 gives MMKSFQLSYFQLLCLLTAALLECKAETERPCKQVYQLNIRHLHGDSMSISCQTTPHPLESLTVKLRSIIPLKDILNYPDTSSASEHQRWSVRNDAGNVTFDLKDIRSSDGGLYDCQVYKDQDCLHSTRFNLSVIMCETLNSVHATLNSSVLLPCSEHPLQNRTEQVTWKVVSGHQLTDVNQYRAPYKPSSSTEKPPDPLYERARQLKNGSLLIRNAVHTDELWYRCRVNGKTCYEIKLVMKAETERPCKQVYQLNISHLHGDSMSISCQTTTHPLESLTVKLRSIIPLKDILNYPDTSSASEHQRWSVRNDAGNVIFDLKDIRSSDGGFYDCQVYKDQDCLHTTRFNLSIIMCKTLNSVHATLNSSVLLPCSEHPLHNRTEQVTWKVVSGHQSTDINQYRAPYKPSSSTEKPPDPLYERARQLKNGSLLVRNAGHTDELLYRCRVNEKTCYEIKLVIKDDKTFYSTILETLSTTLLSTTDAPTPAADNTAGQTEGNNHEESETVTANLTVVVMTTVVSLCVLISLTICVILYFKKRRRKTNSQIQLNSQFSVYYSRVAEGFDVPLYSLVEQNTGTMITFGAEQSEAPAYKPDDMYEKLTF, from the exons ATGATGAAGAGTTTTCAGCTTTCTTATTTCCAGCTCCTGTGTCTTCTAACAGCAGCGTTATTAGAATGTAAAG CTGAAACAGAGAGACCCTGCAAGCAGGTTTATCAGTTGAACATAAGGCATTTACACGGTGACAGCATGTCTATTTCTTGCCAAACAACACCCCACCCGCTGGAGTCTCTAACAGTCAAACTACGCAGTATCATCCCGCTTAAAGACATCCTGAATTATCCAGACACCTCTTCAGCATCAGAGCACCAGAGATGGTCTGTGAGGAATGATGCTGGAAATGTTACATTTGATCTGAAAGACATCAGATCATCCGATGGTGGCCTTTATGACTGTCAGGTCTACAAGGATCAGGACTGCCTTCATTCAACTCGATTTAACCTGAGTGTTATAA TGTGTGAAACTTTGAACTCTGTCCATGCAACGCTAAACTCGTCAGTGTTGCTGCCGTGCTCTGAACATCCTCTACAAAACAGAACTGAACAAGTCACTTGGAAAGTTGTTAGTGGTCATCAATTAACGGATGTAAACCAGTATCGAGCTCCATACAAGCCCTCCAGCAGCACAGAGAAACCACCGGACCCCCTGTATGAGAGAGCGAGACAACTAAAGAACGGATCTTTGCTTATAAGGAATGCAGTACACACTGATGAATTGTGGTATCGGTGCAGAGTGAATGGAAAAACCTGCTATGAGATTAAGCTGGTGATGAAAG CTGAAACAGAGAGACCCTGCAAGCAGGTTTATCAGTTGAACATAAGCCATTTACACGGTGACAGCATGTCTATTTCTTGCCAAACAACAACGCACCCACTGGAGTCTCTAACAGTCAAACTACGCAGTATCATCCCGCTTAAAGACATCCTGAATTATCCAGACACCTCTTCAGCATCAGAGCACCAGAGATGGTCTGTGAGGAATGATGCTGGAAATGTTATATTTGATCTGAAAGACATCAGATCATCCGATGGTGGTTTTTATGACTGTCAGGTCTACAAGGATCAGGACTGCCTTCATACAACTCGATTTAACCTGAGTATTATAA TGTGTAAAACTTTGAACTCTGTCCATGCAACGCTAAACTCGTCAGTGTTGCTGCCGTGCTCTGAACATCCTCTACACAACAGAACTGAACAAGTCACTTGGAAAGTTGTTAGTGGTCATCAATCAACAGATATAAACCAGTATCGAGCTCCATACAAGCCCTCCAGCAGCACAGAGAAACCACCGGACCCCCTGTATGAGAGAGCGAGACAACTAAAGAACGGATCTTTGCTTGTAAGGAATGCAGGACACACTGATGAATTGTTGTATCGGTGCAGAGTGAATGAAAAAACCTGCTATGAGATTAAGCTGGTGATAAAAG atgataaaacattttattcaacaattctggAAACACTTTCCACAACATTGTTATCCACCACAG ATGCTCCAACCCCAGCTGCTGACAATACGGCTGGCCAAACTGAAGGCAACAACCATGAAGAGAGTGAAACAGTGACAGCTAATCTGACAGTAGTAGTGATGACCACAGTagtgtctctgtgtgtcctcATATCACTGACCATTTGTGTCATTCTTTATTTCAAAAAACGAAGACGCAAAACCAACAGCCAAA